Genomic window (Capsicum annuum cultivar UCD-10X-F1 chromosome 10, UCD10Xv1.1, whole genome shotgun sequence):
NNNNNNNNNNNNNNNNNNNNNNNNNNNNNNNNNNNNNNNNNNNNNNNNNNNNNNNNNNNNNNNNNNNNNNNNNNNNNNNNNNNNNNNNNNNNNNNNNNNNNNNNNNNNNNNNNNNNNNNNNNNNNNNNNNNNNNNNNNNNNNNNNNNNNNNNNNNNNNNNNNNNNNNNNNNNNNNNNNNNNNNNNNNNNNNNNNNNNNNNNNNNNNNNNNNNNNNNNNNNNNNNNNNNNNNNNNNNNNNNNNNNNNNNNNNNNNNNNNNNNNNNNNNNNNNNNNNNNNNNNNNNNNNNNNNNNNNNNNNNNNNNNNNNNNNNNNNNNNNNNNNNNNNNNNNNNNNNNNNNNNNNNNNNNNNNNNNNNNNNNNNNNNNNNNNNNNNNNNNNNNNNNNNNNNNNNNNNNNNNNNNNNNNNNNNNNNNNNNNNNNNNNNNNNNNNNNNNNNNNNNNNNNNNNNNNNNNNNNNNNNNNNNNNNNNNNNNNNNNNNNNNNNNNNNNNNNNNNNNNNNNNNNNNNNNNNNNNNNNNNNNNNNNNNNNNNNNNNNNNNNNNNNNNNNNNNNNNNNNNNNNNNNNNNNNNNNNNNNNNNNNNNNNNNNNNNNNNNNNNNNNNNNNNNNNNNNNNNNNNNNNNNNNNNNNNNNNNNNNNNNNNNNNNNNNNNNNNNNNNNNNNNNNNNNNNNNNNNNNNNNNNNNNNNNNNNNNNNNNNNNNNNNNNNNNNNNNNNNNNNNNNNNNNNNNNNNNNNNNNNNNNNNNNNNNNNNNNNNNNNNNNNNNNNNNNNNNNNNNNNNNNNNNNNNNNNNNNNNNNNNNNNNNNNNNNNNNNNNNNNNNNNNNNNNNNNNNNNNNNNNNNNNNNNNNNNNNNNNNNNNNNNNNNNNNNNNNNNNNNNNNNNNNNNNNNNNNNNNNNNNNNNNNNNNNNNNNNNNNNNNNNNNNNNNNNNNNNNNNNNNNNNNNNNNNNNNNNNNNNNNNNNataagggcccgttcacctatcatgtgatatgttgaaaagatgcatcaataagatgatcacatgtacattcatggtcaacctacgtttgacgttcataaagttacttgttcaatataaattgagcataattttcagattgtgtaatgaAGATAATCCATCTTGATggtgatggtttagcattgaatatcttcgataaatatctaaaccattgttaatgagaacaaaacttaatgtattggtctgaaatatgatatattgcaatagcatttgtatgcattagaccaataaattatgattatttcttccctctcaattggttcaaggtcgggaaccaattattccatctaataattttgatgtgcggtatacgattaatgaatataccataatgcacaatggtggattcctcaaagaagtagaggatatatgttagttttcctaacataagggggagattataagcactatgaaatatgttaggaattatcaccagatcctcatctaaaatataattcaagtcaaatgccgaaaatatctcatattaagcgcaagtgctcttattttgtgttcgtaaaggacagagtctatgcatgcgtgaagcgtggtagactaatcggttccaaatgaaatagtccttgaaaaataaggagcaaataatcataataaggaGGCAATgaactcttgaagagcctacgatatcacttcatgaaaccttatgtaaggttcatgtgcctgaaaataatgaagtgatgagatctcaaaatgttatgtcgcattgtgaaccaaTACAAAAAGATATATCATCactatctttgacacaatattggcgcaatattgtgaaagattacgaggatctaaattctacgtttatttaagtatgctgacgtagaaacatttatcaagtgacatgaaaggatgcattttggtaagcgtaaaacttatttgatttgcagtccagacacttgaagatgttactcatgaaatgttgaatattgtcacttgacaaaacttatgtgaaaaacttttatatgcttcaagcagtttgaatccttaaaagttttcacataagttttgtcaagNNNNNNNNNNNNNNNNNNNNNNNNNNNNNNNNNNNNNNNNNNNNNNNNNNNNNNNNNNNNNNNNNNNNNNNNNNNNNNNNNNNNNNNNNNNNNNNNNNNNtggcgcaatattgtgaaagattacgaggatctaaattctacgtttatttaagtatgctgacgtagaaacatttatcaagtgacatgaaaggatgcattttggtaagcgtaaaacttatttgatttgcagtccagacacttgaagatgttactcatgaaatgttgaatattgtcacttgacaaaacttatgtgaaaacttttaaggattcaaactgcttgaagcatataaaagtttttggaaaacttatttataatccttatattgtataagcttattgcttgaacatcattggaactcttagagagttttcaaagtaatagattatttgctgaaatttaaaatatatcgaattgaattggttatgaagtaccatatcttagtgcaattgatgcactcatgtaccttgtaaaaactacaagacccaatataacctttcgctcaatttgttagcaaggtatatttctacttctactaggagacatcgaaatggaataagatacatgagtttattttattctaaagattgcagtcccgatcttactggtcatgctgatgttgggtactcatctaacccgcataaatatcggtctcaaacatacaatgtgttcacatgtggggatactgtcatatcttggagatatacaaagcagtttatcatagccacttcatcgaatcatgctgagataatagctattcatcgAACCAACTTGGATTACTGTTTGGATTGATTTGTgggttaaattagaattatttttggaTAGGATGaggataaattaaatttaaaaagcgcAAATGAACAAGATTGTGACATGTGTTCTGTCGTTAGTGAGAaaggtatatatgtaccttttcattagtggcaagagtatatttgtaccatttatcaaagttcagggtatatatgtaccttttcattgaTGGGGATATAtctgtaccatttattaaagttcaggggtatatatgtaccttttcatcAACGGTAAGGACATATTTGTATCTAAAGTATAACGGAGGGTATAtctgtaccatttattaaagtttggATATATTCGTACCTTTTCCCTGGTGTATTATGAAAGCTTCTCCTTCAAGATAAGCATAAGCAAATCTTGCAATGAGGGATTAGGCAAGAAAACATGAGCAAAGTAAACAGAAAAAGGAAAATTGCAAAATTCCGTTGGATTTAGTAATTCTTGGGTTCTTTTGTTGGAGAAGGGAAGCCGTAGGGAAGTACCTGGGGAGTGTTAGCAGCACCAGAATTCTCATCTTCCCCTTCATCAGTCTCGCGGTTACCAAGAcagaaaaagttcaaataatCTTGTGGAGAGAAAGCATCCTCAAGGCCAACCTCCACTAAAGTCTTGTAAATAGTCTCATACATCATTTGTATCGTCTTATGCTGCCAACCAACATACAGTCTTAAGATTCACTTGCACAAACTACTACAATAAGtagaaaaatttaataatttgttAAGCCGCAAACATTATATCCACGATATTTTGATCACGCTAATATAAGAAGATGTATCATGGTGACTACAGCTCGATTCTTCTTTATCAATTCAGCAGTTTAGGTTGTCTTTACCTGCCAAAAAAGAATTCTCTGTGTAGCAGCTCCAGTTGGATTACCCTCTGGCCACATTGGGATGACAATATATGCTGCAAACCTTTGATTTGCTCTAATTTTTTCACAGATTTTAAGTGCAATTTCCATAGGAATCAGATTATTGGCTCCTGCATAACACAGAAATGCTCAGGTGTCTGAAATACTAAGGCGACAGAAGAATGAGAAAGTCCAAAGTAGTATGTCATTCTACAAGGATATGTAAAATTGTGAAAAGATAAGATCAGTTAACAAACAAAGATGCCCCACTAGTGTGGGATGAATTGAGGCAGATACACCATTAATCctacttttaaaataaatgaatatttaGAAACATAAAATTACTGTACTGGATAAGATATACCAGTATTTGGATGTCAGGAACGTGATCTATCATAGAATAAAATTCCCATCCTGTTTCTTTTATCTAAGGAGGATAGGATTTTCAAATGTTTTTTTACAGGATATTTACTATGTGTTATATTTGTTGCAGCTTATGCTACCAATTGCTAAGTCATTCTTATATATGCATTTATTTAAATGCGGGGAAACTATGGGCATATAATCTTCTGTCATTAATGTACAAATCTCATCCATTTTCCCAACTAAAGTATTATCAGAATTTTTGATATATGCAAAACCCCTTTATGCCACCTCCAGACCCATCTTTTTTGCTCAAGGAAAATACAAGAGTGATATCACATAATTGGTGTGCTAAAGGCTCAGTATAGAGAGCCAGTCATCCCAAAGAATGCTACTCAAGCAGTTGGATTCTCTACAATGTCAAGAATGATCTTGAGGAAGGTGCTGGTTCCACAAAGGGGAAGCTAGCTTATTCTGTGCATTAATGCAAAAAGGGATGAATAGAGAGATGTTAGTCTAAACCAACAATCAGTTAAAGTGTTTGGTCTAGTTGCAGATATGGCATGAATAGTGAGATCTTAAAACAATACCCAATGGGATTTCCTATAATATTAACATGTATCTTAGGTATACTTATTCATCATAGACTGACAATAATGCTTCACATAGAGAAGAATAATTTCTTACCCACATCGTTATATTGACTCCAATTGTACGAGGACCCAATGAAGTACTGATTCTCAATGTAAACAAAATGCTGTGCAGCACGAATGGCTTTCACGTATGCCGTATGAATACTCATGTCAATAAGTACATTTTTTCCACATACCAGGTTCTGCAAGAAAAAGGAAATTAGATTTAACTCCAAATAAACGATATTCTAGAACACATTTCCCTCCATGACACCCCTTATCTGCACATCTTTCTCACCTTCATTGTAGCTTCTTTGGGATCCTTTGGAAAGCCTTTGACTGAATTTGAGTCAATAGAGCGGAAAATCTGtataagaaaggaaagaaaatgtaTCTGTAAGACCAATGCTAATCCTCCAATTCAATCTCTAACTAGTAGTATTAAGTAAATAACTCGCCTGTACATGCCAATTATCAGGATCAGTGCTGCTCGCAGATGAAGTCTCAGAAATACTAAGAATTTCAGGCATTCTTTCGATTCGGAGCAAAGAATCATCATACgtcttcttcaactttctgatacCCTGGGGCTTTGAAGCTTTTAACCAGCGTTCCTCAAAGTTTTTCAGAACATCATATGCTGCTGGACCATCAATTTTACAGTGCAAGTCATGCCATGGTTCTCTTGGACAACCAGTAGTACTCCCCTGTTCAGTACATTCAGATGAATTACTATCCAACAAACAGTAAAAACAGAACCAATGGGTAGGTGGAAAGGAAACTGCATAGCACAAGTGAAACTGTATGTTGGTTCTCTTGGACAACGAGTAATATCCCATGTCAAGTATATTACATGGATTATATTATCCAACAAACACTAAGAATGATGAATTATTTCCATCCCCGAGAAAAGAATTGCAACAGAATGCAACTAAAAAATGCAACTGATAGGTCTAAACATGTAACTTCAGGCATCAAGATTGTGATGAAAATCCTAGAAAAGTAAATTGAAATTACTCACTTCAGATCAGTACATATACCACTTTCCTCTTCCAGTACAAATTGAATGACTTTGCTCAACTAAGAATTATTATGGAGCAAGAACCAGTATTGACTTAGAAGATGAAGATATAGGGGGCAAAGCTCTTTCTCTTCCTTggggaaaaaaatagaaagacaacTACTTCTGTTCCAAATATTAAAAGCTGTATTAGCCTGACAACAAAAGTGGTTCAGATCATACCCCTCTAGGTGAAAATTTAACACCACATTTGACTAGAAATAATTATTAAGATGACAGCTGAAAATGGAAATCATGAATATTAGTTGGAAATATATAGAGGAAAAAACGGTGAGATCTTCAATTATATCAGTGTAGATTGATTTTCATTTACCTTGTTGAGTTACATATATTGAAAACGAAATGGGGGAAACAGAATAAATACTCATAACTGGAACATATTCATGCTGTGTGGACATAAACACAGGGGAAAGACTTGTTCAGTTTTGGATCAGGAAGGATCTTGTTAAGTCAATGCAAAAGGTGTAGCACGCACAAATTACAATAACCTGCCCTAGACTAATTTGCATTAACTCATTTTTTCAAGACAGCTTGAACTGCTAAAATATCCTTATTAAGAAAGGGAAGGAAATGGTCTGCCCAGCTCTAGTAGAACTCGCACATCCAAGCATGAGGTTTCTATTGGTGTTCCAATGCTTAAGAAGCTCTAATAGTAAAGAGTATCATATAATAGATAGCCAACGTGAGGATAAGATCTCAAATTGTGTAAATTGTCATACTTGTTCACTTAAATATTATAAATGGTGGAAAGTGGAGAACCAACAATTCCTAATCAATATATACAAAAGCAAGAAAAGTGACAGTAAGGATATTAATTTACCGCATAAGTGGGATTATGATAGTCATCAGAGTGCACAGTCTGCAGTGTTCTAAATATAGGATGCTCTGGAGTATCATATCGCCCATCACACAAGTCAAGTCCTCCAACAAAAGCTATGATCTTTCTTCGATTGTTTCCTGCATCAGCATCCACTATCACGGTTTTCTGATGATGTGTATAAATTACTCCAACTTCCTGAATAACAGATTTACAAGACATTAGTCATGGAAAATAAACAACAAATTTATATTAAGAAGTATTCTTGAAGAGCGACACCAGGATATAAACTTCTTATCTTAGAGGGTGTCAATTTACCTCATTAGGAATGACATGCAGTTTTAAAATGACTatcaaaagaaacaaaagaaatccTTATAACTCATATACCCTCTGCTTGGCCCAGCTGTGACGCTTTCCTGCCACACGAGGACAAAGCAACACTTGCACAGAAGAATGCTTGAAAAAACGACGAGTCTCTTCATCGTGGGTTGCCATGAGTCCATCCTGCACGTTTTTCAAATTTGATCTTTAATAACTAAAATGACATTACATTCCCTGAAGGACATTAACTAAATGCCAACAAGCTAATACGAAAAGCACAGAAAGTTAAAGAGTTATAATATATTACCATAGTTAAAGAAATTCTAAAGAATATGTACTTCAGCCATTAATCTGATTAGAGCTGATGATATGAACAAATGCATCAGCCGAACATGATAAAATTATGAGACATCTTGCACATAAGGTTTATTAGTTGATGTACAAGTTTTACTGTCTAGCAGGTATAAACTCACTCTTGGAGTAACTTGTGTTAACTCACAATTTACTACAACAGAAGTGTCAATGAGTGTGTACCTTGATAATTAATTGATAAACAATATGAATTCAGGCAATATTTCTTGACAATTtgataaataactaaaaatagcaTTGTTTGCATGTGAATACACATATGTTCTTCCAGAGACTTTACATCGCCATCAAAAAAATCCTCGTAACATTAACCTAATACACATATTCATTCGAGCCCCTTGAAGATTCTTGAGTATGTAATTGCtcacaaaaaaagtaaattaacaGTTCATCAGAAATACATTAAATTTACCGTTTTATAGCCAAGGATGCTCCTTGAAGTGGGATCATCCCAGACAAGAAGCAGCACTCTCACTCCTTCTTGTGATTTTGACTTCAAAAGCTCCCCAAGACAGCTATCTGCTACAGAATCATCATCGCGAACGAGTCTCACTTTATGCCACACTGACCATCCAGTAATGTATATCAACCGTCGAGCTTGGCAAATTGAATCAAAGATGTCGTGCCAGCACTTTCCATGCGCATGTTGCTGCATCCCATAGTCAAGTTTTAAATTTGGAAGACATCCATCAGGGACATAAGCATCTTGATAGAGCGTAACTGATCCACCCATCCTCAGTGGAAAATAAGTCCCAGGAACCCCATAATACTCAGGACCTGCTCCAACTCCATGGTGGTAAAAGCTTAATTGATCCATTGGGTAATACTGAACTGATATCCTTGAAACAGCTCCAGCTTTGCaaggttttccattatttaagATTGGAAAGAAACCTTCGACTTTTCCCCCACCGTATATATGTTCTACGGGGACTGCTACTGTCCCTATAAGCTGGGAACCTACCAAGTCATTATCCTTCACAAGAAATTGCACTTCAGAAGCATAATGTGCAACCGGTAcattaaaatgttgcatccacacAGGATTTTCATTATTGTTTATTACGTAAGTACGCCCAATAACTGCGCCTGCTAGTAGAATCGTGACATATGGATCACTTGTCATATTACCAAGTTGCCCATTGTTTCCCATTTTGCTAAACATATCCCCTATGGTTTTGTGGAACATGTCCAAGTTTGGTAAGTTTCTTGCTTCAAATACCCAAATATCAAGATTCCCATGTAATAGCAGAACGTTTTTCGAACGCATAAATGGCACAACTTGCATACCCCAATTATTTTGTAGATCACCACTTGATGTTCTTGAATGAGTTGGTTTATGACGCGGCTCGGATTGGACCACAGAAGATGCCCCCCCCTTAGAAAATGAGGCATTGGGATGTCCATATATAGTTCCTTGGACATTCACTGCATGAGGTCTTGGTCCTAAGTGATATGTTGCTGATGCAGGGGCAGGGGCAGGATTTTCATACAAATGCACATTTGCTAGTTGATCATCTATACGTGGATGAGGTTCATTTTTACCATGATCAGAGCTAGGCAATGAACTATTTACATCTGATAAACTACTTGCACCGGAACTACTAACAGACGACAAACTATTTTGGTACTGGAGGCCAGGAGATTGATCATGGGCTTTGGATGGTTGCCTCTCTAGAGGACCTTGAGATAAACCATATTGGAAACTCCCTTGTTGTTGAAGAGCAGGTCTAGAAGAAGATATTATAGGAGGAGGAGGGTGATAAACATGGTACACATAAGGAGCATGGACAATATGTGATGGTGGAGGATAATTACTATACTCTAAAGGGGTACTATTAGTCTGCTGGGGTCTACTAGGTGTTGATTCTGATGGAGATGGTGGAACTTGTGGATAATTATGGTAGTTAAAGTGACCGGAATGTTGAGCAGCGAATGGAGGTGGATGAAAATGAAGGTATGGGGGATATGGATATGGAACAGAACCAGGAggaggatatggagtagaattgTTAGAGGAattattatatgatggttgattTCTAGATGGTGAAGGAGGAGCTGTGTTATATGGATATGTTGACGATGAAGAagacttattattattatccattATTGGCGTCACTAGATTGAGACTGTTACCTTTCTATTTAAGCAAAGAATGACCAAGCCTAGTGGTGCTTGCGGCGCTTCCTACTTCAACTTTAAAACTCTACTCAAAAAATGCTCCCTGAGGATCTAAACACATTAAACTTTTTTTCCCTTTAGAGTAAAGACCATAACTTATGACAAAGGGAGAGAAAGCACATTTGGCTTTTTGCTTTTTGGAGTATAGTCACATAACATGCAAAATGATCAACGAAATGACATGTTGATcatgcaaaagaagaaaagaatacaCAGATCTTTCAATCCTAAATCATACAAGAAATtggaaaattattataaataaaagaaatgctGCAAAATTTAGTACCTCTAGAGGGTTCGATGTAACAATATGATGTATATACAAATAGAAAGACCCCCATTAAAAAAACAAGAAGATCACAGAATATAAATCAGATAATTGTGAAAAATATGAATTTGTATGTGGCATGTACGGCAGAGGtcagattttcttgaattttccgTGGCCTCGGAGGGATATACTTTTTTCACTCAACACAAAGGGAAGACGGAGATCAATCGAACGACTTttcataatgaaggaaaaaattcCCGAagcttttgttttctttttcccCGTGGTTAAATGAGTTAACGATATAAACAATTATTGAAagcattttcattattttttaatcaaaataaagGTCTCCCAAATATACCTAAATTTTGACGAAATTATTTTTAACAAGCCTAAATTTTGGGGAGTCCTATGACCTCTATAACTCGACTCCTagactatttatttattaactactttattgatatttatttacactaaattctttttttaagaaaacatcagaattttttatttttttattaacttataaaTATTACTAAAATACACCAATAAATAGTTCGGGAATATAGGACCTCATAAAGTTCAGGTGTGTTATAacaaatttcactaaaatttagATATATATTGAACATTTTCCCCcaaaataaattgagaaaaagagttactaatgtttataatatttatctatatctataatcaataatctatatatataatctgcatataatctatatctatatctatatctataatctatatttataatatattaaaagtgtgaagagccttagaaatgttgtttgaactttttgcccttcatttaaagtttttgctttaaacaaaatcgtcttttcactattttttcctaatatttaagatttgaaaattaattaaatatatttatgataaaatatttccttattataagttatctaaatcaaTGACAACTCATAATTTTTTCAGTAGTTTAAGaaatctaaatcaactaaatttgattttcagaagatttgaaaaatctacaaataaatataaaagcattagaataaaaaaattaagaagtatcaaatttttaaaagttttaagtacgcaataaaaatgtaatcaatgataTTGCAAAGATctgattttaaaaataaggaaaaaaatttaaatatagaaaaaaagaaaaagaaaaataaccgtACCTTGATtttaaacacaagaaaaaaatttaaaatatataaaaaaaaaatcataccaCAAACATGACTCAAATGGATGCGTCTCTCCTAGCCTCTGATAGCAAGGAAAAAAagtactgcatgacaaacgcaaaagtgatccatcaaccacttaggacttttgatggtaaaatatatatgtgtttacactaaaatatatgtttatctttacattattatattaaagtacaaaaaatctttgaaaagtgatttaaacttttacacttcattaaaagtctccgcgatagataaaatcatttaattttaaacgATCAAACATTACATgtgcgaggcacgtgcgattaaactagtatTATAAAAGTCGAAATAATTAAGAGTTGGACAATTCATGGAATGgaaactttttgaaaaaaataggtttatctttttaattaaaaatatttccacgtggcttaaaaaaataaatttatctattttcttcaataaatcaCATCCGATCCACCTGAAAAAAATTGTCACGTAACC
Coding sequences:
- the LOC107847709 gene encoding phospholipase D gamma 1-like; this translates as MDNNNKSSSSSTYPYNTAPPSPSRNQPSYNNSSNNSTPYPPPGSVPYPYPPYLHFHPPPFAAQHSGHFNYHNYPQVPPSPSESTPSRPQQTNSTPLEYSNYPPPSHIVHAPYVYHVYHPPPPIISSSRPALQQQGSFQYGLSQGPLERQPSKAHDQSPGLQYQNSLSSVSSSGASSLSDVNSSLPSSDHGKNEPHPRIDDQLANVHLYENPAPAPASATYHLGPRPHAVNVQGTIYGHPNASFSKGGASSVVQSEPRHKPTHSRTSSGDLQNNWGMQVVPFMRSKNVLLLHGNLDIWVFEARNLPNLDMFHKTIGDMFSKMGNNGQLGNMTSDPYVTILLAGAVIGRTYVINNNENPVWMQHFNVPVAHYASEVQFLVKDNDLVGSQLIGTVAVPVEHIYGGGKVEGFFPILNNGKPCKAGAVSRISVQYYPMDQLSFYHHGVGAGPEYYGVPGTYFPLRMGGSVTLYQDAYVPDGCLPNLKLDYGMQQHAHGKCWHDIFDSICQARRLIYITGWSVWHKVRLVRDDDSVADSCLGELLKSKSQEGVRVLLLVWDDPTSRSILGYKTDGLMATHDEETRRFFKHSSVQVLLCPRVAGKRHSWAKQREVGVIYTHHQKTVIVDADAGNNRRKIIAFVGGLDLCDGRYDTPEHPIFRTLQTVHSDDYHNPTYAGSTTGCPREPWHDLHCKIDGPAAYDVLKNFEERWLKASKPQGIRKLKKTYDDSLLRIERMPEILSISETSSASSTDPDNWHVQIFRSIDSNSVKGFPKDPKEATMKNLVCGKNVLIDMSIHTAYVKAIRAAQHFVYIENQYFIGSSYNWSQYNDVGANNLIPMEIALKICEKIRANQRFAAYIVIPMWPEGNPTGAATQRILFWQHKTIQMMYETIYKTLVEVGLEDAFSPQDYLNFFCLGNRETDEGEDENSGAANTPQALSRKYRRFMIYVHSKGMIVDDEYVIVGSANINQRSLEGTRDTEIAMGAYQPHHTWARKQSSPSGQICRYRMSLWAEHLGVVDDYFTRPESLECVRRVRSMGEANWKQFSADEVTEMRGHLLKYPVEVDRRGKVKSLPGFEEFPDVGGDIIGSFLAIQENLTI